In Aquimarina spinulae, a single window of DNA contains:
- a CDS encoding D-alanine--D-alanine ligase: MKKNIAVLMGGYSSEFEISIQSGNVVYKYLDRDLYIPFRVHITKDSWYYVDDNDQKYSIDKNDFSLTLEGSKITFDAAFNTVHGTPGEDGLLQAYFELIEIPQTACDFYPAALTFNKRDCISALKPYGIPTATNYFLNKGDTIDSEAIIDTVGLPCFVKANKAGSSYGVSKVKTVEDLLPAIEVAYKEDDEIIIESFLSGTEVSVGVIQHNEKDTVLPLTEIVSENEFFDYEAKYMGKSEEITPARLSDKDTQKVKDLALKVYQVLKMKGFSRSEYIFHHGEPYFVEMNTNPGLSEASILPQQAEKAGISLKELFSNAIESCIRLQK, encoded by the coding sequence ATGAAGAAAAATATTGCCGTTTTAATGGGCGGGTATTCTAGCGAGTTTGAAATCTCGATTCAAAGTGGAAATGTGGTATATAAATATCTGGATAGAGATTTATATATTCCGTTTCGTGTTCATATCACCAAAGATAGCTGGTATTATGTAGATGATAATGATCAGAAGTATAGTATTGACAAAAACGATTTCTCACTAACCCTAGAAGGCTCTAAAATTACTTTTGATGCTGCTTTTAACACTGTACATGGTACTCCTGGTGAAGATGGTTTGTTACAGGCATATTTTGAATTAATTGAGATTCCACAGACGGCTTGTGATTTTTATCCTGCTGCGCTTACTTTTAATAAACGAGATTGTATTAGTGCTTTAAAACCTTATGGAATACCCACTGCCACCAACTATTTTTTAAATAAAGGAGATACCATAGATAGCGAAGCCATTATAGATACTGTAGGATTACCCTGCTTTGTAAAAGCGAATAAAGCTGGTAGTAGCTATGGTGTTTCTAAAGTTAAAACTGTAGAAGATCTTCTACCCGCAATAGAAGTGGCTTATAAAGAAGATGATGAGATTATTATAGAATCTTTTTTAAGCGGAACCGAAGTTTCTGTAGGAGTTATCCAACATAATGAAAAAGATACAGTACTACCATTAACTGAAATTGTATCTGAAAATGAGTTTTTTGACTACGAAGCCAAATATATGGGTAAGTCTGAAGAAATCACTCCTGCCCGTTTATCTGATAAGGATACTCAAAAAGTTAAAGATCTGGCCTTAAAAGTATATCAGGTTTTAAAAATGAAAGGATTTTCAAGAAGTGAATATATTTTTCATCACGGAGAACCTTATTTTGTAGAAATGAACACTAATCCCGGATTAAGTGAAGCCAGTATCCTACCTCAACAAGCAGAAAAAGCTGGAATTAGCTTAAAAGAATTATTTTCTAATGCTATAGAATCCTGTATACGTTTACAAAAATAG
- the coaD gene encoding pantetheine-phosphate adenylyltransferase, producing MRRAVFPGSFDPITLGHYDIIERGLTLFDEVILAIGVNSEKKYMFSLEERKQFIEEAFKNEPKIKVMTYKGLTIDFCKQQNAEFILRGLRNPGDFEFEKAIAHTNRKMSDIETVFLLTSSGKSYISSSIVRDVIRNGGDVSELVPDTVRVK from the coding sequence ATGAGAAGAGCTGTTTTTCCCGGATCATTTGACCCCATTACATTAGGACATTACGACATTATCGAAAGAGGCCTTACCTTATTTGATGAAGTTATCCTTGCCATAGGCGTAAATTCTGAGAAAAAATATATGTTTTCTCTTGAAGAGCGAAAGCAATTTATCGAAGAAGCTTTTAAAAATGAGCCTAAAATTAAAGTAATGACTTACAAAGGGCTAACCATTGATTTTTGTAAACAACAAAATGCCGAATTCATATTAAGAGGCCTTCGTAATCCAGGTGATTTTGAGTTTGAAAAAGCCATCGCACACACCAACAGAAAAATGTCGGATATCGAAACGGTATTTTTATTAACCTCTTCTGGTAAAAGTTATATCTCCTCTTCTATTGTTCGTGATGTAATTCGTAATGGTGGAGATGTTTCTGAATTAGTTCCAGATACAGTTCGTGTAAAATAA
- a CDS encoding VOC family protein, producing the protein MKRKIGAIALVVKDYDKAIRFYTEKLNFKLIEDTRLDDKKRWVLIAPNNQTETTILLARAATPEQEKVIGNQTGGRVFLFLYTDDFWRDYNAMKSKGVLFLEQPREEPYGTVVVFKDLYGTKWDLLELK; encoded by the coding sequence ATGAAAAGAAAAATAGGAGCTATTGCTCTGGTTGTAAAGGACTACGATAAAGCGATTCGGTTTTACACAGAAAAGCTCAATTTTAAACTTATAGAGGACACCAGACTTGATGACAAAAAGCGATGGGTTCTTATTGCTCCTAACAATCAAACCGAAACTACTATTCTTTTAGCTCGGGCAGCTACTCCCGAACAGGAAAAAGTAATTGGAAATCAAACCGGTGGTCGGGTTTTTCTATTTCTTTATACCGATGATTTTTGGAGAGATTACAACGCCATGAAATCTAAAGGAGTTTTATTTCTGGAACAACCACGAGAAGAACCCTACGGAACCGTTGTTGTTTTTAAAGACTTATATGGCACCAAATGGGACTTACTTGAGTTAAAATAA
- a CDS encoding GyrI-like domain-containing protein, whose product MIKTKIEPFWIVGISVRTTKKNEQFAKDIPNLWNTFMSEGTMHKIPNKLEDSIYAVYTDYESDHTEGYTTIIGCKVANLDTIPPGMTSVKIERSIYSRFTAKGDITKGVIYDKWTDIWEIDLDRTYTTDFEIYGEDAVNPTDAEVDIFVAIE is encoded by the coding sequence ATGATAAAAACAAAAATCGAACCTTTCTGGATCGTTGGGATTTCGGTACGTACAACTAAAAAAAACGAACAATTCGCAAAAGACATTCCTAATTTATGGAATACCTTTATGTCTGAAGGTACAATGCATAAGATCCCAAATAAACTTGAAGATTCTATCTATGCCGTATACACAGATTATGAAAGTGATCACACCGAAGGATACACTACAATCATAGGATGCAAGGTTGCAAACTTAGATACTATCCCACCGGGAATGACCAGTGTAAAAATCGAAAGAAGTATCTACTCTCGATTTACTGCCAAAGGAGATATTACCAAAGGTGTCATCTATGATAAATGGACCGACATATGGGAAATAGACCTGGATAGAACATACACTACCGATTTTGAAATATACGGCGAAGATGCTGTAAACCCTACAGATGCCGAAGTAGATATTTTTGTAGCAATTGAATGA
- a CDS encoding roadblock/LC7 domain-containing protein, protein MIDLKKIKEDTEVDSIVIADKSGNVIDALGTKHDTNIALMIETAFSMCDDMVKDLLKGDLDQLMAKSSKGFLIANRIKSDSIILVVSKNMSKLGLLLKYMSSLEK, encoded by the coding sequence ATGATTGATCTGAAAAAGATTAAAGAAGATACCGAAGTTGATAGTATTGTTATTGCCGATAAAAGTGGTAATGTAATAGATGCATTAGGCACAAAACATGATACTAATATTGCCTTGATGATAGAAACAGCGTTTTCGATGTGTGATGATATGGTTAAGGATTTACTTAAGGGGGATCTCGATCAATTGATGGCTAAATCTTCAAAAGGTTTTCTTATTGCAAATAGGATTAAATCTGATTCGATCATATTAGTAGTATCTAAAAACATGTCAAAACTTGGACTACTCCTTAAGTATATGAGCTCTTTAGAAAAATAA
- a CDS encoding radical SAM protein → MPTRNYTYYDFTLSLCPTCLKRIEAKIVFEDDKVFMLKRCPEHGRSKVLIADDIAYYKNIRNYNKPSEFPYKFNTATDYGCPYDCGLCPDHEQHSCLSIIEVTDRCNLTCPTCYASSSPHYGRHRSLDEIKKMLDTIVANEKEPDVVQISGGEPTIHPQFFEILDYAKQLPIRHLMVNTNGIRIAKDIKFTQQLASYMPDFEIYLQFDALDAEVLQKLRGEDLTKIRKQAIENLNSVNLSTTLVVTLEKGLNDTLIGDILTFATQQKCVRGVTFQPTQIAGRLEDFDTQTDRITLTEVRRKILEQFPVFESDDLIPVPCNPDALVMGYALKNEDGILPLTRYINPADLLDNGKNTIVYEQDEALHGKVLELFSTGNSVETASENLKSIMCCLPEIDAPDLGYDNLFRIIIMQFIDAYNFDVRAIKKSCVHIVNKDYKIIPFETMNLFYRDDKQEYLEQLRKETI, encoded by the coding sequence ATGCCTACTAGAAATTATACGTATTACGATTTTACACTAAGTTTATGTCCTACTTGTCTAAAAAGGATTGAAGCCAAAATTGTTTTTGAAGATGATAAAGTATTTATGCTTAAGCGATGCCCAGAGCATGGTAGATCTAAAGTTTTGATTGCAGATGATATAGCCTATTATAAGAATATTAGAAATTATAACAAACCGTCTGAGTTTCCTTATAAATTTAATACTGCTACAGATTATGGATGTCCTTATGATTGTGGATTATGCCCTGATCATGAGCAGCACTCATGTTTGTCGATTATCGAGGTAACAGACCGGTGTAATTTGACTTGTCCTACCTGTTATGCTTCTTCATCTCCGCATTACGGCAGACATCGATCATTAGATGAAATAAAGAAAATGCTGGATACAATAGTTGCAAATGAAAAAGAACCAGATGTAGTACAAATAAGTGGGGGAGAACCTACAATACACCCTCAGTTTTTTGAAATTCTGGACTATGCCAAACAATTACCGATCCGACATCTAATGGTAAATACGAATGGAATACGTATTGCTAAGGATATTAAGTTTACCCAACAGTTAGCAAGCTATATGCCGGATTTTGAAATCTACCTACAGTTTGATGCATTAGATGCCGAAGTGTTGCAAAAATTGAGAGGAGAGGATCTTACCAAAATTAGAAAACAAGCGATCGAAAACTTAAATAGTGTAAATTTATCGACTACTCTGGTCGTTACTTTAGAAAAAGGATTAAATGATACTCTAATTGGCGATATACTAACATTTGCAACACAACAAAAATGTGTGAGAGGTGTTACATTTCAACCTACTCAAATAGCAGGGCGATTAGAAGATTTTGATACACAAACCGATAGAATCACATTGACCGAGGTGCGAAGAAAGATTTTAGAGCAATTTCCGGTTTTTGAATCCGATGATCTTATCCCTGTACCTTGTAATCCAGATGCTTTGGTTATGGGATACGCTTTAAAAAATGAAGATGGAATCCTGCCTCTTACCCGATATATTAATCCGGCAGATCTGTTGGATAATGGTAAAAATACGATTGTATATGAGCAGGACGAAGCGTTACATGGTAAAGTCCTGGAGCTATTCAGTACTGGGAATTCTGTAGAAACAGCTTCAGAAAACCTAAAATCTATAATGTGCTGTTTACCAGAGATCGATGCTCCGGATTTAGGGTATGATAATCTGTTTAGAATTATAATTATGCAATTTATTGATGCTTATAATTTTGATGTACGAGCAATTAAAAAGTCCTGTGTGCATATTGTAAATAAGGATTACAAAATTATTCCTTTTGAAACGATGAATTTATTTTATAGGGATGATAAGCAGGAGTATTTAGAACAATTAAGAAAAGAAACGATATGA
- a CDS encoding lysozyme inhibitor LprI family protein: MSKIRIIIIIWFLICLDVMNLSAQDISDALRLKELSYMKYAKRTDCNSTMGTTLGDRICLNLKFQQTDSIMNVKLKKMLHTIANDTIKTTIKTYQNAWVHHRRMKSEIVSEGYRGHMLGIIYLGCMVETTMQRIKEIVELSSKMIDYDTDN, encoded by the coding sequence ATGAGCAAAATCAGAATAATCATAATTATATGGTTTTTAATCTGCCTAGATGTTATGAATCTATCTGCTCAGGATATATCCGATGCTTTGCGATTAAAAGAACTATCATATATGAAATATGCTAAAAGAACAGATTGTAATAGTACTATGGGAACCACTCTTGGAGACAGAATTTGTTTAAATCTAAAGTTTCAACAGACTGATTCTATTATGAATGTGAAACTCAAAAAGATGTTGCATACTATTGCTAATGACACGATCAAAACCACCATCAAAACCTATCAAAATGCTTGGGTGCATCATAGAAGAATGAAAAGTGAAATTGTTTCAGAAGGGTACAGAGGTCACATGCTTGGGATTATATATCTGGGGTGTATGGTAGAAACAACAATGCAGCGTATTAAAGAAATTGTGGAATTATCGAGCAAAATGATTGATTATGATACAGATAATTAA
- a CDS encoding prolipoprotein diacylglyceryl transferase family protein — protein MDIPFEPIVFGYKVNIHLILEYTAFFIGFRYYVHLKKRTQDPISSSNRLSIIIGAVFGAFFGSRFFGFLEHPAFSFDPEYVVRLLSIKTIMGGLFGGLLGVELAKKIIGEKHSSGDLFTFPIILGIIIGRIGCFLAGVKEFTYGKQTTSFLGMDLGDGLYRYPIALFEVIFLLILWRILKRFQTKSKTESGLLFKYFMISYFLFRFCIEFLKPNTFFVLGLSSIQYLCILCMIYYQKTLRQIVFK, from the coding sequence ATGGATATCCCTTTTGAACCTATTGTCTTTGGCTATAAAGTGAATATTCATTTGATTTTAGAATATACAGCTTTCTTTATTGGATTTCGATATTATGTACACCTTAAAAAACGTACTCAGGATCCTATTTCATCATCAAACAGGTTATCTATAATCATTGGGGCGGTATTTGGAGCATTTTTTGGATCTCGTTTTTTTGGTTTTTTAGAACATCCGGCTTTTTCTTTCGACCCAGAATACGTGGTTCGGTTATTAAGTATAAAAACTATAATGGGAGGGCTTTTTGGAGGTTTATTAGGAGTAGAGTTGGCTAAAAAGATAATCGGCGAGAAACATTCTTCGGGTGATTTATTTACGTTTCCTATTATATTAGGAATTATCATAGGGAGAATAGGCTGTTTTTTGGCTGGAGTTAAAGAATTTACCTATGGCAAGCAAACCACTTCATTTCTAGGAATGGATTTAGGGGATGGCCTTTATAGATACCCAATAGCATTATTTGAAGTTATTTTTCTTTTGATCTTATGGAGAATTCTGAAACGCTTTCAAACAAAATCCAAAACAGAAAGTGGATTACTGTTTAAATATTTCATGATTTCTTATTTTCTATTTAGGTTTTGTATTGAATTTCTGAAACCTAATACTTTTTTTGTACTCGGCCTTAGTAGTATTCAGTATTTATGTATCTTATGCATGATTTATTATCAAAAAACTTTACGACAAATAGTTTTCAAATGA
- a CDS encoding SulP family inorganic anion transporter, translated as MTEFVRKRVANAKNDILSGLTVALALVPEAVAFAFVAGVDPLVGLYAAFMIGLITSVFGGRPGMISGATGALAVVMVSLVAEGNEMGAPGEELGLYYLFATVILMGIIQMFAGAFKLGKFVRLIPHPVMMGFVNGLAIVIFLSQLGMFKEAEKDVFNNNKYVTESLEEKFEIRADNIVYDITTNKALFSFENNRLSDIDSKEGKYIMYEGQVFDLNTKEVVFNIKDNVIYSIVKKGKAKSWLPTNQLLLMLGLVLLTILIMWGLPKLTNKLPEALLAIIVVSAIVIIGKLDVATVGSFIRDGGGEGLKGGLPQFQIDIFKKIPFTWETFRFIAPYSVILAAIGLIESLMTLNLIDELTETRGNSNRECMAQGGANIITGLFGGMGGCAMIGQSIINIKGGGRTRLSGIVAAVTLLLFILFASGLIEQVPIAALVGVMFMVVIGTFAWSSFRILNKIPLADAIVLIAVSSLTVFFDLAIAVIAGVIMSALVFAWENARRIRARKHILEDGTKVYEIWGPLFFGSIQAFNNKFDVANDPENVEIDFIESRVSDHSALEAIFNLVGKYEDAGKKVKIKHLSEECQALMIKASPRLASVIEHDIDDPRYHVMAEAME; from the coding sequence ATGACTGAGTTTGTAAGAAAAAGAGTAGCGAATGCTAAAAATGATATTTTATCCGGGTTAACGGTAGCGTTAGCTTTGGTTCCCGAAGCGGTTGCCTTTGCCTTTGTGGCGGGGGTGGATCCATTAGTTGGATTATATGCTGCGTTTATGATTGGATTGATCACTTCTGTTTTTGGAGGTCGCCCAGGTATGATCTCTGGTGCCACAGGAGCATTAGCCGTTGTTATGGTTAGTCTTGTCGCAGAAGGAAATGAAATGGGAGCCCCCGGGGAAGAATTAGGGCTATATTATCTTTTCGCAACTGTTATCCTTATGGGGATTATACAAATGTTTGCCGGAGCTTTTAAGCTGGGTAAATTTGTTCGTTTGATTCCGCATCCTGTAATGATGGGGTTTGTAAATGGTTTGGCAATTGTAATTTTCCTTTCGCAATTAGGAATGTTTAAAGAAGCTGAGAAAGATGTATTTAATAATAATAAATACGTTACAGAATCTCTTGAGGAAAAATTTGAAATTAGAGCAGATAACATTGTATATGATATAACGACAAATAAAGCTTTGTTTAGTTTTGAAAACAACAGGTTGTCTGATATCGATTCTAAGGAAGGAAAATATATAATGTATGAAGGGCAGGTTTTTGACCTAAACACCAAAGAAGTAGTCTTTAATATTAAAGATAATGTAATCTATAGTATTGTAAAAAAAGGAAAAGCAAAATCCTGGCTACCTACAAATCAATTATTGTTAATGCTAGGATTGGTATTACTTACGATATTAATCATGTGGGGATTACCCAAATTAACAAATAAACTTCCAGAAGCATTATTGGCTATTATTGTAGTTTCTGCTATAGTGATTATAGGAAAGTTGGATGTGGCTACCGTGGGTAGTTTTATTAGAGATGGAGGAGGAGAAGGCCTTAAAGGAGGCTTGCCACAGTTTCAGATCGATATTTTTAAGAAAATCCCATTTACCTGGGAGACATTTCGCTTTATAGCGCCGTATTCGGTAATTCTTGCTGCAATTGGATTGATAGAGTCATTAATGACTTTAAATCTAATTGATGAACTAACCGAAACCAGGGGTAATTCGAACAGAGAATGTATGGCTCAGGGAGGCGCCAATATCATTACGGGACTTTTTGGCGGAATGGGAGGTTGTGCAATGATCGGCCAATCAATTATTAATATTAAAGGTGGTGGACGAACCCGACTTTCTGGTATTGTTGCTGCAGTAACGTTATTGCTATTTATTTTATTCGCTTCAGGGTTAATTGAGCAAGTTCCTATTGCGGCATTGGTTGGGGTAATGTTTATGGTAGTCATAGGAACCTTTGCTTGGTCTAGTTTTAGAATCCTTAATAAAATTCCTTTGGCAGATGCTATTGTATTGATTGCAGTGTCTTCATTAACGGTGTTCTTTGATTTGGCAATAGCAGTAATCGCAGGTGTTATTATGTCTGCCTTGGTATTTGCCTGGGAAAATGCAAGACGTATTCGTGCAAGAAAACATATCCTCGAAGATGGTACTAAAGTTTATGAAATATGGGGACCGCTTTTCTTTGGAAGTATTCAGGCCTTTAATAATAAATTTGATGTAGCAAATGATCCCGAAAATGTAGAGATTGATTTTATAGAATCTCGTGTTAGTGATCACTCAGCATTAGAAGCTATTTTTAATCTTGTAGGAAAATATGAAGATGCAGGAAAGAAAGTGAAAATTAAACACCTTAGTGAAGAGTGCCAGGCTCTTATGATAAAGGCTTCTCCTAGATTAGCCAGTGTTATAGAGCACGATATCGATGATCCAAGATATCATGTAATGGCAGAAGCAATGGAGTAA
- a CDS encoding M14 family metallopeptidase — protein sequence MRKITLIVSFLSIISCNTSEKQNSQDFDFTTIFEKSNGTETPTYSEVIAYYKNLAETYSSIHIQEIGMTDSGNPLHIVTLNPDAIFDFEKIRQTKRVLLINNGIHPGESDGIDATMLLFRDIAQGKISTPSTTVLATIPIYNIGGALNRNSGTRTNQNGPKTYGFRGNARNYDLNRDFIKNDTKNAQAFAKVFHLTKPDVFIDNHVSNGADYQYTLTHLFTQHNKLGGELGNYLHKEMHPQLEASLEAKKWDITPYVNVWGTTPEKGWTQFMDSPRYSTGYTTLWNTLGMMVETHMLKPYKPRVEGTYELMKSMIEITEKDGTKIRSLREKTFAKQAKQETYPTHWKVDTAKVTTFDFKGYEGEYMDSEITGAKRLKYHQDKPYTKEVTYKNYFTPTTEISIPQAYVIPQGRWRVIELLTLNQVEFKPLEKDSTITTEVYHIKDYETITSPYEGHYLHYRVSIRKNIEKVTLKKGDLIVKTDQKAFRYLMETLEPEAPDSFFNWNFFDTILQQKEGFSPYVWEDKAAELLRNNNELRVQFQNKKKDTAFANNWYAQLDWIHKQSNNYEKAHMRYPIYRILK from the coding sequence ATGCGAAAAATTACTCTCATTGTTAGCTTTCTAAGCATTATTTCTTGTAATACCTCTGAAAAGCAAAATTCACAAGATTTTGATTTCACTACTATTTTCGAAAAAAGTAATGGAACCGAAACTCCAACATACTCAGAAGTTATTGCATATTATAAAAATTTGGCAGAAACTTATTCTTCAATTCATATACAGGAAATCGGAATGACCGATAGTGGTAATCCCTTACATATCGTGACATTAAATCCTGATGCAATTTTTGATTTTGAAAAAATAAGACAAACAAAACGCGTGCTTTTAATTAATAATGGGATTCACCCTGGGGAGAGTGACGGTATTGATGCGACAATGTTGTTGTTTAGAGATATTGCTCAGGGTAAAATCAGTACTCCTTCAACTACAGTTTTGGCTACCATTCCCATATATAATATTGGTGGGGCTTTAAATCGAAATTCGGGAACGAGAACCAACCAGAATGGTCCTAAAACATATGGTTTTAGAGGCAATGCACGTAATTATGATTTGAATCGGGATTTTATAAAAAATGATACCAAAAATGCGCAAGCTTTTGCCAAAGTATTTCATTTAACAAAACCTGATGTTTTTATCGATAATCATGTAAGTAACGGCGCAGATTACCAATATACGCTTACTCATTTGTTTACTCAACACAATAAATTAGGTGGTGAATTAGGAAATTATTTGCATAAAGAAATGCATCCACAACTAGAGGCATCACTCGAAGCGAAAAAATGGGATATTACGCCCTATGTGAATGTATGGGGAACTACTCCCGAAAAAGGCTGGACTCAGTTTATGGACTCTCCTCGATATTCTACGGGATATACAACCCTTTGGAATACTTTGGGGATGATGGTAGAAACACATATGTTAAAACCCTACAAACCAAGAGTCGAAGGCACTTATGAACTTATGAAATCTATGATTGAAATCACAGAAAAAGATGGTACCAAAATTCGTTCGTTACGAGAAAAAACCTTTGCCAAACAAGCTAAACAAGAAACATATCCAACACACTGGAAAGTAGATACCGCGAAGGTCACTACTTTTGATTTTAAAGGATATGAAGGAGAATATATGGATAGCGAGATCACAGGGGCAAAACGATTAAAATATCACCAGGACAAACCCTATACAAAAGAAGTAACCTATAAAAACTACTTTACTCCAACCACCGAGATAAGTATCCCACAAGCTTATGTTATTCCTCAGGGCAGATGGAGGGTAATCGAGTTATTAACACTCAATCAAGTAGAGTTTAAACCGCTAGAAAAAGATTCTACAATTACTACCGAAGTATATCATATTAAAGATTATGAGACCATAACATCGCCTTATGAAGGGCATTATCTACATTACCGGGTTTCGATTAGAAAAAATATTGAGAAAGTCACTTTAAAAAAAGGAGACCTCATTGTTAAAACAGATCAAAAAGCTTTTAGATATCTTATGGAAACTTTAGAGCCAGAAGCTCCGGATTCTTTCTTTAACTGGAACTTTTTTGATACTATTCTACAACAAAAAGAAGGGTTTTCTCCTTATGTATGGGAGGATAAAGCAGCAGAATTATTAAGAAACAATAATGAATTGCGGGTACAATTTCAGAATAAGAAAAAAGATACAGCTTTTGCTAATAACTGGTATGCGCAACTAGATTGGATACATAAGCAATCTAATAATTATGAAAAAGCGCACATGAGATATCCTATATATCGAATTTTGAAATAA
- a CDS encoding glycosyl hydrolase family 18 protein — MKINVYTLFFLLLFLGVACNTKESKEKIISSDPDSTNIYIGPNHSHYTQFSDYNFTTEQQWDSLNNMTHHFKPASGYNIHKDYKTFGWHIFSKGSAYKSYNFSLLWGVSYFSYMVNAETGSYDNIHQWKTTALVDSAKVNNCKVFLTVSNFGEKRNAQFLKNLKAQKTLADSLSVLLDHRKANGINIDFEGVSSKNKKEFNQFIVTLSDKLHKVNPDYMVSVALYAVDYHKIFDIKTIDSSIDFYTLMGYDYYGGFSEHAGPVSPLKSSKRWGMHSVESSVDYYMNEGIKPGKLIVGLPYYGDKWKTEDTPIPSKAEKFLSHDMYSTTRELLDTKKYKISFDTISSTQYGIYEEKGVTKQLWFDDSLSLSYKYDWIKHKKLAGVGIWALGYDHGYTELWELMANKFGQKQ, encoded by the coding sequence ATGAAAATTAATGTATACACACTTTTTTTTCTACTTCTTTTTTTAGGTGTTGCCTGTAATACTAAAGAGAGTAAAGAAAAAATCATATCTAGTGATCCGGATTCTACAAACATATATATAGGTCCCAATCATTCGCATTATACACAATTTTCTGACTATAATTTTACAACAGAACAACAATGGGACAGTCTAAATAATATGACTCATCATTTTAAGCCTGCGTCTGGGTATAATATTCATAAAGATTATAAAACTTTTGGCTGGCATATATTTTCTAAAGGATCTGCTTATAAGAGTTATAATTTTTCACTGTTATGGGGTGTTTCCTATTTTTCGTATATGGTTAATGCCGAGACAGGAAGCTATGATAATATTCATCAATGGAAAACAACCGCTTTGGTGGATAGTGCAAAAGTGAATAATTGTAAGGTATTTCTCACCGTGTCTAATTTTGGTGAAAAAAGAAATGCTCAATTTTTAAAGAATCTAAAAGCTCAGAAAACTCTTGCAGATAGTTTAAGTGTATTGTTGGATCATAGAAAAGCAAATGGTATAAACATAGATTTTGAAGGAGTTTCATCAAAAAACAAAAAAGAGTTTAATCAGTTTATTGTTACATTATCAGATAAGTTGCACAAAGTAAATCCTGATTATATGGTTTCGGTGGCATTATATGCAGTTGATTATCATAAAATATTCGATATAAAAACAATTGATTCTTCTATCGATTTTTATACACTAATGGGGTATGATTATTATGGAGGATTTAGTGAACATGCAGGGCCAGTTTCTCCATTAAAAAGTAGTAAACGATGGGGGATGCATAGTGTTGAGTCTTCTGTTGATTACTATATGAATGAAGGTATTAAGCCAGGTAAACTAATAGTAGGGTTGCCCTATTATGGAGATAAATGGAAAACCGAAGATACTCCTATACCAAGCAAAGCCGAAAAATTTCTTTCTCACGATATGTATAGCACAACTCGAGAATTGCTTGATACAAAAAAATATAAGATTAGTTTTGATACCATAAGTTCTACGCAGTATGGTATATATGAAGAAAAAGGAGTAACAAAACAACTTTGGTTTGATGATAGTCTTTCGTTATCCTATAAATATGATTGGATTAAACATAAAAAACTAGCTGGAGTAGGAATATGGGCTTTAGGCTATGATCATGGTTATACCGAATTATGGGAACTCATGGCTAACAAGTTTGGGCAAAAACAATAA
- the lysM gene encoding peptidoglycan-binding protein LysM, with protein sequence MGLFSFIKGAGKKLFGIKDEAAKEEVVTPKSKTDLLKAEIDRLGIPVSGLDVSVSEMITVSGQTETNADREKIILAMGNIDCVGCVEDNITVTNPEPEAKFHVVKSGDTLSKISKEVYGDPMKYNVIFEANRPMLEHPDKIYPGQTLRIPVMS encoded by the coding sequence ATGGGTTTATTTTCATTTATTAAAGGAGCAGGAAAAAAGCTATTCGGTATTAAAGATGAGGCAGCTAAAGAAGAAGTGGTAACGCCAAAAAGCAAGACCGATTTATTAAAAGCTGAAATTGATCGGTTAGGTATACCTGTTTCTGGTCTTGATGTATCTGTTTCTGAAATGATAACCGTATCAGGGCAAACAGAAACTAATGCAGATAGAGAAAAGATTATTCTGGCAATGGGTAATATTGATTGTGTTGGTTGTGTAGAGGATAATATTACAGTAACTAATCCAGAGCCTGAGGCTAAATTTCATGTGGTTAAGAGTGGAGATACACTTTCAAAAATATCTAAGGAAGTTTATGGAGACCCTATGAAATACAATGTTATTTTTGAAGCAAACAGACCAATGCTCGAACATCCTGATAAAATTTATCCAGGGCAAACATTACGAATTCCTGTAATGAGTTAA